One stretch of Akkermansia massiliensis DNA includes these proteins:
- a CDS encoding beta-ketoacyl-ACP synthase III: MAANSDIAFKRLPVKIIGTGSYVPERRLTNADLEKMVDTSHEWIIERTGIVERRIAAPDEYTSHMGTKAAQRALESCGLQPEDIDLIIVSTITPDTFTPSTSCYIQDALGAKNAAAFDISAACSGFLFAMKTAVQFLGTGQMKTALIIAAEKLSTVVNWEDRTTCVLFGDGAGAAVLQASTGEEGEGSILATDIGTDGALHDLLQIPGGGSRCPTTVENAHERLATLAMRGKETFRQAVPRMKDSAASVIERAGLTSDDIKLIIPHQANLRIINAVAQRLSIPEDKVFINIEKYGNTSAAAVAIAFDEARRTGRFGKGDNVVLVTFGAGLTWGAAAIRW, from the coding sequence ATGGCCGCAAATTCTGATATCGCCTTTAAAAGACTGCCCGTCAAGATCATCGGTACGGGCTCCTATGTTCCGGAACGCCGTCTGACCAATGCGGACCTGGAGAAGATGGTGGACACTTCCCACGAATGGATCATCGAACGCACGGGCATCGTGGAACGCCGCATCGCCGCCCCTGACGAGTACACCTCCCACATGGGGACGAAGGCCGCCCAGCGGGCGCTGGAATCCTGCGGATTGCAGCCGGAGGATATCGACCTGATCATCGTCTCCACCATTACGCCGGATACGTTCACTCCTTCCACCTCCTGCTATATCCAGGACGCCCTGGGCGCCAAGAATGCCGCCGCCTTTGACATTTCCGCCGCCTGCTCCGGCTTCCTGTTCGCCATGAAAACGGCCGTCCAGTTCCTCGGCACGGGCCAGATGAAGACGGCCCTCATCATCGCCGCGGAAAAACTTTCCACCGTCGTCAACTGGGAGGACCGCACCACCTGCGTCCTGTTCGGGGACGGCGCCGGAGCCGCCGTGCTCCAGGCTTCCACAGGGGAAGAAGGGGAAGGCTCCATCCTCGCTACGGACATCGGCACGGACGGCGCCCTGCATGACCTGCTCCAGATTCCGGGCGGCGGCTCCCGCTGCCCCACCACGGTGGAGAACGCCCACGAACGCCTGGCTACCCTCGCCATGCGCGGCAAGGAGACCTTCCGCCAGGCAGTTCCCCGCATGAAGGATTCCGCCGCCAGCGTGATTGAACGCGCCGGCCTGACGTCGGATGACATCAAGCTGATCATTCCCCACCAGGCCAACCTCCGCATCATCAATGCCGTGGCCCAGCGTCTTTCCATCCCGGAGGACAAGGTGTTCATCAATATTGAGAAATACGGCAATACTTCCGCCGCCGCCGTGGCCATCGCCTTTGACGAAGCGCGCCGCACCGGCAGGTTCGGCAAGGGGGACAATGTCGTCCTGGTCACCTTCGGCGCAGGCCTCACATGGGGCGCCGCAGCCATCCGCTGGTAA
- the ruvB gene encoding Holliday junction branch migration DNA helicase RuvB, protein MGESFYTRTTETPPSAFDLSLRPPAFSEFRGQEKIKDRLMLMVEAAKQRDDVLDHILLSGPPGLGKTTLANIIANAVGCRIHTTSGPQIEKAGDLAGVLTNLEKGDILFIDEIHRLHPAIEEYLYPAMEDFRLDIIIDQGPNARSIQLNLPKFTLVGATTRAGMLTSPLRSRFGLVNRLDYYTQEDLCAIIERSAGLLNVPVEPAGALQIALRSRGTPRVANSLLRWVRDYAQVRGDGVITEQLAHDALTMIEIDDDGLDEMDKRLLEAMIYKFNGGPVGLSSLAVAVGEDASTLEDVHEPFLIMQGYINRTPRGRVAMPSAYLKMGATPPANGQGWLL, encoded by the coding sequence ATGGGAGAGTCCTTTTACACACGCACTACGGAGACACCCCCCTCCGCCTTTGATTTGTCCCTCCGACCGCCTGCCTTCAGTGAGTTCCGCGGGCAGGAGAAGATCAAGGACCGCCTGATGCTGATGGTGGAAGCCGCCAAACAGCGCGACGACGTGCTGGACCACATTCTGCTGAGCGGCCCCCCTGGCCTGGGGAAGACGACGCTTGCCAATATTATCGCGAATGCCGTCGGCTGCCGCATCCATACGACGTCCGGCCCCCAGATCGAGAAGGCGGGGGACCTGGCAGGCGTGCTGACCAATCTGGAAAAAGGGGACATCCTGTTTATTGACGAGATCCACCGCCTGCATCCGGCCATTGAGGAGTACCTGTACCCGGCCATGGAGGATTTCCGGCTGGATATTATTATCGACCAGGGCCCGAACGCCCGCTCCATCCAACTGAATCTTCCCAAGTTCACCCTGGTGGGGGCCACCACCCGCGCCGGGATGCTGACCAGCCCGCTGCGTTCCCGCTTCGGCCTCGTGAACCGGCTGGATTATTACACGCAGGAGGATCTGTGCGCGATCATCGAGCGATCCGCCGGGCTGCTGAACGTCCCCGTGGAACCGGCAGGCGCGCTTCAGATCGCCCTGCGCTCCCGAGGCACGCCGCGCGTGGCCAATTCCCTGCTGCGCTGGGTGCGGGATTACGCCCAGGTACGCGGCGACGGCGTGATTACGGAGCAACTGGCGCACGATGCCCTGACCATGATCGAGATTGACGACGACGGCCTGGACGAGATGGACAAGCGCCTGCTGGAAGCCATGATTTACAAGTTTAACGGCGGTCCGGTGGGCCTGTCCTCCCTGGCCGTGGCCGTGGGGGAAGACGCTTCCACGCTGGAGGACGTGCACGAGCCTTTCCTGATCATGCAGGGGTACATCAACCGTACTCCCAGGGGACGCGTGGCGATGCCTTCCGCCTATCTCAAGATGGGGGCCACGCCGCCCGCCAACGGACAGGGATGGCTGTTGTAA
- a CDS encoding beta-N-acetylhexosaminidase, producing the protein MKWRILPLLLALGGSVFAAGDVESRLYHIVPEPVEVSTSSGVCKSPKILKQAANKALGPEGYKITIKPQGVEIQAGDRAGLFYAKNTLEQLQAQYKDGGIPCGVIEDKPRFGWRSMMMDTARHFVPVEDVKKFIDVMSFYKFNKLHFHLTDDQGWRLPVPGYPKLESVASRRKETFGNKTPHGGMYTKEQLKDLVKYAAARNIEIIPEIDVPGHNQALCTAYPEFLCFPNPKLEVRTNAGISYTLVCPGNPDVWKFYNAVFNELKDIFPSQYVHLGGDEAPEDNWMKCPKCADFREKAGIREENKKAAAQKEMVEFFTRCAKMLKSRGKTAVFWYEPMGKYPDGVIVTTWRGGHTPKTVANTTGDKVDVICAPNGKCYFDYPQLPGDWPSGQPDTGWMPVNTLENVYSLEPGQGLSAKEMERVRGVDCCLWAERLPNIERVFYQAYPRALALVETAWSSKEVKNLNRFKDKLEFHKKFMQEKWGISLERPEKK; encoded by the coding sequence ATGAAATGGCGTATCCTACCTCTTCTGCTGGCGCTGGGCGGCAGCGTTTTTGCCGCTGGCGACGTGGAATCCCGTCTCTATCACATCGTCCCGGAACCCGTCGAAGTCAGTACTTCCTCCGGAGTCTGTAAATCTCCCAAAATCCTCAAGCAGGCCGCCAATAAGGCCCTGGGGCCGGAGGGATACAAAATCACCATCAAGCCGCAGGGCGTGGAAATCCAGGCTGGCGACCGCGCGGGCCTCTTTTACGCCAAAAACACGCTGGAACAGCTCCAGGCCCAATACAAGGACGGCGGCATTCCCTGCGGCGTCATTGAAGACAAGCCCCGGTTTGGCTGGCGCAGCATGATGATGGACACCGCACGCCACTTCGTGCCGGTGGAGGACGTCAAAAAATTCATTGATGTGATGTCCTTCTACAAATTCAACAAACTCCATTTCCACCTCACGGATGATCAGGGCTGGCGCCTTCCCGTGCCCGGATACCCCAAGCTGGAAAGCGTGGCCTCCAGGCGTAAGGAAACCTTTGGCAACAAAACCCCCCATGGTGGCATGTACACCAAGGAACAGCTCAAGGACCTGGTGAAATACGCCGCCGCACGGAACATTGAAATCATCCCGGAAATAGACGTGCCCGGCCACAACCAGGCCCTTTGCACCGCCTATCCGGAATTCCTCTGCTTCCCGAACCCCAAGCTGGAAGTGCGCACGAATGCGGGCATCTCCTACACGCTGGTATGTCCCGGCAACCCGGACGTGTGGAAATTCTATAACGCCGTCTTTAATGAACTCAAGGACATCTTCCCGTCCCAATACGTGCATCTGGGCGGAGACGAAGCGCCGGAAGACAACTGGATGAAATGCCCCAAATGCGCTGACTTCCGTGAGAAAGCCGGTATCCGTGAGGAAAACAAAAAGGCCGCCGCGCAAAAGGAAATGGTGGAATTCTTCACCCGGTGCGCCAAAATGCTGAAAAGCCGCGGAAAAACAGCCGTCTTCTGGTATGAGCCCATGGGCAAATATCCGGATGGAGTAATCGTCACCACGTGGAGAGGCGGCCACACGCCTAAAACGGTAGCCAACACCACGGGCGACAAGGTGGACGTTATCTGCGCCCCCAACGGCAAATGCTACTTTGACTATCCCCAGCTTCCCGGCGACTGGCCCTCCGGCCAGCCGGACACGGGCTGGATGCCCGTCAACACGCTGGAAAACGTGTACTCCCTGGAACCCGGGCAAGGCCTCTCCGCCAAGGAAATGGAACGTGTGCGCGGCGTAGACTGCTGCCTGTGGGCGGAACGTCTGCCGAACATTGAGCGCGTCTTCTACCAGGCTTACCCGCGTGCTCTGGCCCTCGTGGAAACCGCATGGTCCTCCAAGGAGGTGAAAAACCTGAACCGCTTCAAGGACAAACTCGAATTCCACAAAAAATTCATGCAGGAAAAATGGGGCATTAGCCTCGAACGCCCGGAAAAGAAATAA
- a CDS encoding tyrosine-type recombinase/integrase, giving the protein MAGLKKRNNTWFASYYVNGKRIIKTTKIEVSPSTILPGKTKAKMEAELKLNAQIIANELEKAAKGEKANTEIVHAVAGSSKAKALLKGKAHMQGVDDFLKDWMKSRTEKGAVDRDGKAVRQFLCYLDDRKTLPLDAVTPHHAEEFMAKELERVSSGTVKRYLESLTCAFNSAVSKRIITINPFKGVIPSKSSRNDRQERDAFSVEEVQKMISDFPNEWPDMIQVCLYTGGQRLGDIAKLKWEQIDLEGGRISMTSEKTKRRMNKPVIEQLKEILQRRHEKKINDYVFPLSAMRHSQAGNSSKLSWDFTELLRKHGLIVRHDQKAQGNRRTLAEKSFHSLRATAVTMLRSMGVSPDMARYIVGHDSEDIERGYYRPQEEAVAESIAQLGQAISPQSPSKPA; this is encoded by the coding sequence ATGGCTGGATTGAAAAAACGGAACAATACATGGTTTGCCTCCTATTACGTCAATGGCAAAAGAATAATCAAAACGACCAAAATAGAGGTCTCCCCTTCGACGATTCTCCCCGGGAAGACAAAAGCCAAAATGGAGGCCGAGCTCAAGCTGAATGCACAAATTATCGCCAATGAATTGGAGAAGGCCGCCAAAGGAGAAAAGGCAAACACCGAAATCGTCCATGCGGTAGCCGGATCTTCCAAGGCAAAGGCTCTGCTCAAAGGCAAAGCCCATATGCAGGGAGTGGATGATTTTTTGAAAGACTGGATGAAGTCCCGTACGGAAAAAGGGGCTGTTGACCGTGATGGAAAAGCTGTCCGACAATTCTTGTGCTATCTGGATGACCGCAAAACCCTTCCTCTGGATGCCGTTACTCCTCATCATGCAGAAGAATTCATGGCAAAAGAATTGGAGCGTGTATCCAGCGGAACAGTGAAGAGGTATCTTGAATCCTTGACGTGTGCCTTCAATAGCGCTGTCAGCAAAAGGATCATTACGATCAATCCTTTCAAAGGAGTCATTCCCTCCAAAAGCTCTCGGAATGACAGGCAGGAACGAGATGCCTTTTCCGTAGAGGAAGTACAAAAAATGATTTCCGACTTTCCGAATGAATGGCCCGATATGATACAGGTCTGCCTGTATACGGGAGGGCAACGTTTGGGTGATATCGCCAAGCTGAAATGGGAGCAAATCGATTTGGAAGGAGGGCGAATCTCCATGACCTCGGAAAAGACAAAGAGAAGAATGAACAAGCCCGTTATTGAGCAATTGAAAGAAATTCTACAGAGACGGCACGAGAAAAAAATCAATGATTACGTCTTCCCTCTGTCGGCCATGCGCCACTCACAAGCAGGCAACTCAAGCAAGCTCTCATGGGACTTCACTGAGCTGTTACGCAAACATGGATTGATTGTCCGGCACGATCAGAAAGCCCAGGGAAACAGAAGAACCCTTGCGGAAAAAAGTTTCCATAGTTTAAGAGCCACTGCCGTTACCATGTTGCGCTCCATGGGGGTGTCTCCGGATATGGCCCGTTATATTGTTGGTCATGATTCGGAGGACATCGAACGAGGCTATTACCGTCCACAGGAAGAAGCGGTAGCTGAATCCATAGCTCAACTGGGACAAGCCATATCGCCGCAATCCCCCTCCAAGCCTGCATAA
- a CDS encoding toprim domain-containing protein, protein MNREELKQPKFLLEYCNRMFGTHKDIGREKLFRCPFGEHRRPKLHVNERDGIGLWRCWACDKGGDIFTLAAEFKQLDVKSQFPDVLEHLAEVLNISLDGKMSKRSYSSSSRKRAGAMSILQKGLMHRPESPVFLEPANVMELETCRKRLEEDILLRSLLSSELSLREGLMLSATTVSHPGLRGLLGATEDGRLLYLYTARGSDGDITYTGAKLRCRINHPNPKLYLKEGKWTSCGTMNAESSRFMWVAGKAYQPWGMEFAEQRKIVLICEGESDALAINQAFGCLIPEDSSVFGNVPHAGSSELVPFAVAIPGAQSFKREWAGFFKGKIVILGLDSDSAGRKAAKEIRQTLEDIGCIVVDWAPPSPYKDARSLLASEGSLALYQSILSALNSFSTPVEKEVCHA, encoded by the coding sequence ATGAATCGCGAAGAATTAAAACAGCCCAAATTCCTTCTGGAGTACTGTAATCGCATGTTTGGAACCCACAAGGACATCGGAAGGGAGAAGCTCTTCCGGTGTCCATTTGGAGAACATCGGCGCCCCAAACTACATGTCAACGAACGTGACGGAATAGGACTGTGGCGTTGCTGGGCATGTGACAAAGGCGGGGATATTTTTACTCTGGCTGCAGAATTTAAGCAACTTGATGTCAAATCACAATTCCCGGATGTCCTGGAGCATTTGGCGGAGGTATTGAATATCTCTCTGGATGGCAAGATGAGCAAAAGAAGCTATTCCTCCTCAAGCCGTAAAAGAGCAGGCGCAATGTCTATTCTTCAAAAAGGTTTGATGCACCGTCCAGAATCTCCTGTGTTTCTTGAACCTGCTAATGTGATGGAATTGGAAACTTGCCGCAAACGGCTGGAAGAGGATATTCTCCTACGTTCCCTTTTAAGTTCCGAATTGTCCTTGCGTGAAGGATTGATGCTCTCTGCCACCACCGTTTCCCATCCTGGTCTGCGAGGTCTTCTTGGAGCGACGGAAGACGGACGCTTGCTGTATCTTTATACGGCCAGGGGAAGTGATGGGGACATCACGTATACGGGAGCCAAACTGCGTTGCAGAATCAACCATCCCAACCCCAAGCTCTATTTGAAAGAAGGCAAATGGACATCTTGCGGCACAATGAACGCTGAGAGCTCGCGTTTCATGTGGGTAGCCGGAAAAGCTTATCAACCTTGGGGGATGGAATTCGCAGAGCAGCGAAAGATCGTTCTTATCTGTGAAGGAGAATCCGATGCTCTGGCTATCAATCAGGCATTTGGCTGTCTTATACCCGAAGATTCTTCCGTATTTGGAAATGTCCCGCATGCGGGAAGTTCGGAATTGGTTCCTTTCGCCGTAGCTATTCCCGGCGCTCAGAGTTTTAAACGAGAGTGGGCAGGATTCTTCAAAGGGAAGATCGTCATCCTCGGGCTTGATTCCGATTCTGCCGGGCGGAAAGCCGCAAAAGAGATTCGGCAAACTCTTGAGGATATCGGTTGCATTGTTGTGGACTGGGCTCCTCCAAGTCCTTACAAAGATGCACGTTCTTTATTGGCTTCCGAGGGTAGTCTGGCTTTGTATCAATCCATTCTCTCCGCTCTTAACTCTTTTTCAACTCCCGTAGAAAAGGAGGTTTGCCATGCATGA
- a CDS encoding helix-turn-helix domain-containing protein — MNPIDTPLFTAKDVYTALNAIRERLDALAKLPTDSGSVVWASQATLAKRYDTSKSTICRILAGAVSAGKVQMIRPNNGVQKYHVAELDSYMVSISGNLNKQ, encoded by the coding sequence ATGAATCCAATTGATACCCCCCTATTCACAGCTAAAGATGTTTATACGGCACTAAATGCCATCCGTGAGCGTCTTGACGCCCTTGCCAAACTACCGACTGACTCCGGTTCTGTCGTCTGGGCCAGTCAGGCAACTCTCGCCAAACGCTACGATACGAGCAAGTCTACGATTTGCAGGATACTGGCGGGAGCCGTAAGTGCAGGCAAGGTTCAGATGATACGTCCAAACAATGGAGTCCAAAAGTACCATGTTGCGGAACTTGATTCCTACATGGTGTCGATTTCGGGGAACCTTAACAAACAGTAA
- a CDS encoding DUF4339 domain-containing protein produces MSYYIYNKQGKHEGPYDEEQLRSMLKAGRIDKEELVSQNGRSSWSPIHLVLEAERPPNSSHQEEKKYRLLAQDGTQTGPFDIATLRDMLRQGKSQPSDYFWTEGMDNWEPIHHLIKNTDETDFRTNSAFPPPPVNNHSFDVEEVDKKAKKGLGWFVMAYVTAGHFMTQAEIKGNDTMSVVGLLLLLGLMIYVLMKLYEAWKYIQPLSYLIPSREPIPSPEKAVGFLFIPLFNFYWAFTAWPGLLERAQKMADNLNMKNIVFHPRYALGYVISFIIDCISALFIPYQPLWLSYAIGIPEAILLYYTFVEIKKVIIVFGEKNMGNNTD; encoded by the coding sequence ATGTCCTATTACATTTACAACAAACAAGGGAAACACGAAGGCCCTTATGATGAAGAGCAGCTCCGCAGCATGTTGAAAGCCGGACGTATCGACAAGGAAGAATTGGTCTCACAGAATGGCCGTTCCTCGTGGAGCCCTATCCATCTTGTTCTGGAAGCGGAGCGTCCGCCTAATTCTTCGCACCAGGAAGAGAAAAAATATCGCCTTTTGGCTCAAGACGGCACTCAAACTGGCCCTTTCGACATCGCAACTCTTAGAGATATGCTGCGACAGGGGAAATCCCAACCTTCAGATTATTTTTGGACGGAAGGTATGGACAATTGGGAACCTATTCATCATTTGATCAAAAATACTGATGAAACCGATTTCAGGACAAACTCTGCATTCCCGCCGCCCCCTGTAAATAATCATAGTTTTGATGTAGAGGAAGTAGATAAAAAAGCCAAAAAGGGATTGGGCTGGTTTGTGATGGCCTATGTCACAGCGGGGCATTTCATGACTCAGGCAGAAATCAAGGGTAACGACACGATGAGTGTAGTAGGCCTACTGTTACTTCTGGGGCTGATGATTTACGTCCTCATGAAACTGTATGAAGCATGGAAATATATTCAACCTCTCAGTTACCTGATTCCTTCGAGAGAACCCATACCTTCACCTGAAAAAGCAGTTGGCTTTCTCTTTATTCCTCTCTTCAATTTTTATTGGGCGTTTACCGCATGGCCCGGGCTACTGGAACGCGCTCAAAAAATGGCAGACAACCTGAATATGAAAAATATTGTTTTTCATCCCAGATATGCTCTCGGATACGTGATTTCCTTCATTATTGATTGTATTTCTGCTCTTTTTATCCCTTACCAACCTTTATGGCTATCCTATGCCATAGGGATCCCTGAAGCCATATTATTGTATTACACCTTTGTCGAAATCAAGAAGGTGATTATCGTCTTCGGAGAAAAAAATATGGGAAATAATACTGATTAA
- a CDS encoding GYF domain-containing protein: MKAYYIYRAGRQPDGPYSPAQIVSMMERKEILGAALVWCEGMNQWIPLYKVLDDIHPQSNRRNHQVNPPSGFKLTKKRRMIIGAGIGFVALLFIILLAGNEPSRQPYYDRGYSSSFPQSSYSQSMSNDEAAAIGMLIGAGMATQAQRQAEPQQALPCLQCDGTGILYSNGFRSVCPNCGGQGRVYGNPQAETIKDALRQRRYY, encoded by the coding sequence ATGAAAGCCTATTACATCTACCGGGCCGGGAGACAACCGGACGGTCCATATTCTCCTGCCCAAATTGTATCAATGATGGAAAGAAAGGAAATTCTCGGGGCTGCTCTCGTTTGGTGTGAGGGCATGAATCAATGGATACCTCTATATAAAGTTCTTGATGATATTCATCCTCAGAGCAACAGGCGCAATCATCAGGTAAATCCGCCTTCAGGTTTCAAACTGACTAAAAAAAGGAGAATGATCATAGGTGCCGGCATTGGTTTTGTCGCGCTTCTTTTCATTATCCTTTTGGCAGGCAATGAACCAAGCCGACAACCTTATTATGATCGCGGATATTCATCTTCATTTCCTCAGTCGTCTTATTCCCAATCCATGTCCAATGATGAAGCGGCTGCCATAGGAATGTTGATAGGAGCAGGCATGGCTACCCAAGCGCAACGCCAGGCAGAACCTCAACAGGCCTTACCATGCCTGCAATGTGATGGTACCGGTATTTTATATTCCAACGGATTCCGTTCCGTCTGTCCCAACTGCGGCGGACAGGGACGAGTGTATGGCAATCCCCAAGCTGAAACCATAAAGGATGCATTGAGGCAAAGGAGATATTACTAA
- a CDS encoding Eco57I restriction-modification methylase domain-containing protein — MSIQKSKGAYYTSPQMVRLLKSRIEDILENKNDLIILEPSAGEGAFIKEIIEHPCFSQKWHIDAVDIDHRAISLLQKSYPHVYCYNEDFIDYSVDCVRRYDLIIGNPPYIKKNLYMKGQHEKIVKYFRENNYDFKGVTNLWAFFVIASTQLLNDSGVLAFVIPTEFLAVKYAEDIRYHLLKLFSSIEFITFEDLMFDTCKGQDTMLLVCRKQSVKRGVFFTTIPNASSQNVVSLQQLQRVEESKWSHYLLSAEEIDYLHRISQDCFPLSKYLSSAPGVVTAANSFFIVDDNTIQEYDLHDYARPIVQRATGLLQKFSLTKKEFNSLRRSGQPTNLLDFSKKSIPILSKAQKYLEQGELKQLDQRYKMLKRDKWYIIPNIPKPAEAFFFKRCHLLPKFMKNDAHILTTDAAYGIHMKTGFSINSLLFSFFNSLTLTWAELNGRFYGGGVLELTPSEFKSLPIYITNFEEGRYSFFSFNIQSKEEINDFLETQDQMILSKLGLSSEDQEKIRNIREKLQKKRLRY, encoded by the coding sequence ATGAGTATACAAAAATCTAAAGGAGCTTACTATACATCTCCGCAAATGGTACGACTTTTGAAAAGTCGTATCGAAGATATTCTAGAGAATAAAAATGATCTTATTATTTTAGAACCTAGTGCAGGAGAGGGAGCCTTTATTAAAGAAATTATTGAACATCCTTGCTTTTCTCAAAAATGGCATATCGATGCAGTGGATATTGATCATCGGGCTATCTCTTTACTGCAAAAAAGTTACCCACACGTTTATTGTTATAATGAAGACTTTATTGATTATTCGGTAGATTGTGTTCGTAGATATGATCTTATTATTGGTAATCCTCCTTATATTAAAAAGAACTTATATATGAAGGGGCAGCACGAAAAAATTGTCAAATATTTTAGAGAAAATAATTATGATTTTAAAGGGGTTACTAATCTATGGGCTTTTTTTGTCATTGCCAGTACTCAGTTATTAAATGATTCTGGTGTGTTAGCTTTTGTTATTCCTACAGAATTTCTTGCCGTTAAATATGCTGAAGATATTCGTTACCATTTGCTTAAGCTATTTTCCTCAATTGAATTTATTACTTTCGAAGATCTTATGTTTGATACCTGTAAAGGGCAAGATACCATGTTACTCGTTTGTAGGAAACAGTCTGTCAAACGTGGTGTTTTCTTCACTACTATACCAAATGCTTCTTCCCAAAACGTTGTTTCCTTGCAACAACTCCAGCGTGTAGAAGAAAGTAAATGGAGCCATTATTTGCTATCTGCAGAAGAAATAGATTACTTGCATCGCATTTCTCAAGATTGTTTTCCTCTTTCAAAATACCTTTCATCTGCCCCTGGAGTTGTAACAGCAGCAAATAGTTTTTTTATCGTAGATGATAATACTATCCAAGAATACGATCTTCACGATTATGCTCGTCCCATAGTTCAGCGAGCAACAGGACTTCTCCAAAAATTTTCATTGACTAAAAAGGAATTTAATTCTCTTCGTCGTTCTGGACAACCGACAAATCTTCTCGATTTTAGCAAAAAATCCATACCTATATTATCAAAAGCACAAAAATATCTTGAACAGGGAGAACTTAAACAATTAGATCAGCGGTATAAAATGCTCAAACGAGACAAGTGGTATATCATTCCGAATATTCCCAAGCCAGCGGAAGCCTTTTTCTTTAAGAGATGTCATTTATTACCTAAATTTATGAAAAATGATGCACACATTCTTACTACTGATGCGGCATATGGGATCCATATGAAAACAGGATTTTCTATTAATTCCTTACTTTTTTCATTTTTTAATTCTCTTACTTTAACATGGGCTGAATTGAATGGACGTTTTTATGGAGGCGGGGTATTGGAGTTAACTCCCTCTGAATTTAAATCTCTGCCGATCTATATCACAAATTTCGAGGAGGGAAGATATTCTTTCTTTTCTTTTAATATTCAATCAAAGGAAGAGATAAATGATTTTTTGGAGACACAAGATCAAATGATACTTTCGAAGCTTGGCCTATCTTCTGAAGATCAGGAGAAAATAAGAAATATTCGTGAGAAGTTACAAAAGAAAAGACTTAGGTATTAG